A single Candidatus Liberibacter asiaticus DNA region contains:
- a CDS encoding metal ABC transporter permease, which produces MINQILEPFTYNYMNTAIWMSTLIGCVCGLLSAYLILKGWSSIGNGISHAIFPGIVVCHRLNIPLSVGATISGMLATGIMVKIKETTKLREDVAIAVVYIIFYSFAMFMLSLSPSAVYVENIFLGNTLSMSRSDTIQVLIITFSVACIVYMKWKDFVLLFFDERHAHSVGINVKLLKMLFFSLLTITIVIGFQTVGILLVIATVITPGATAKLMSKSFGTYLVSSSLLGATSSFLGSYISYFLDCSPGGIIVIIETSLFLLCLFFFSKQYRTS; this is translated from the coding sequence ATGATAAATCAAATTTTAGAACCTTTTACATACAATTACATGAATACAGCTATTTGGATGAGTACTCTGATAGGATGTGTTTGTGGTTTGCTGTCAGCATATTTAATTTTGAAAGGTTGGTCTTCCATTGGGAATGGAATTTCGCATGCGATTTTTCCTGGGATAGTTGTCTGCCATCGATTGAATATCCCTTTATCCGTTGGCGCTACTATTTCGGGAATGTTAGCGACCGGTATAATGGTGAAAATTAAAGAGACAACAAAGCTACGAGAAGACGTTGCTATTGCCGTGGTCTATATAATTTTCTATTCTTTTGCTATGTTTATGTTGTCACTATCACCATCTGCTGTTTATGTAGAAAATATTTTTTTAGGAAATACTCTTTCTATGAGTAGATCTGATACGATTCAAGTTTTGATTATAACTTTTAGCGTTGCATGCATTGTATACATGAAATGGAAAGATTTTGTACTTTTATTTTTTGATGAAAGACATGCCCATTCGGTAGGAATAAATGTAAAATTATTGAAAATGTTATTTTTTAGCTTATTAACCATAACGATAGTGATTGGCTTCCAGACAGTGGGCATATTACTTGTCATTGCAACCGTCATCACGCCTGGTGCTACAGCTAAGTTAATGAGCAAATCTTTTGGGACATATCTTGTTTCAAGCTCTCTCCTTGGTGCTACTAGTAGCTTTCTAGGATCATATATTAGTTATTTCCTAGACTGTAGCCCTGGAGGAATAATTGTAATCATAGAAACCAGTTTGTTTTTACTATGTCTTTTCTTTTTCTCTAAACAATACAGAACCTCATAA
- a CDS encoding NADH:ubiquinone oxidoreductase subunit NDUFA12: protein MKNFLLQIFTWWNGQTLGTRFFTWRFGHIVGKDEFGNTYYESRKNINGSSRRWVIYNGYTDPSSIPPMWHGWIHHRRIGVPKAEEENSFDWQKPHCVNATGSLNSYYPRFRRDNMAGTSTKGKYSAWSPDY, encoded by the coding sequence ATGAAAAATTTTTTATTGCAAATTTTTACTTGGTGGAATGGTCAGACATTGGGGACAAGGTTTTTCACTTGGCGTTTTGGTCATATTGTTGGTAAAGATGAATTTGGTAATACATATTATGAAAGTCGTAAAAATATTAACGGTTCTTCGAGGCGTTGGGTTATATATAATGGGTATACAGATCCTTCTTCTATTCCTCCTATGTGGCATGGTTGGATTCATCATCGTAGGATAGGTGTGCCTAAAGCAGAAGAAGAAAATTCGTTTGATTGGCAGAAACCACATTGTGTGAACGCTACCGGCTCATTAAACTCTTATTATCCACGATTTAGAAGAGATAATATGGCTGGTACTAGCACTAAAGGTAAATATAGTGCTTGGTCTCCTGATTATTGA
- the fabG gene encoding 3-oxoacyl-[acyl-carrier-protein] reductase codes for MFDLTGKKALVTGASGSIGLAIAKILYKQGASVGLHGTSQEKLEKVAKNFDDVDRFLLFPANFSDRVSVEYLSKRVNEEMGGVDILVNNAGIVRDSLFMRARYEDWDDVLSVNLTSAFLLTRQLVPLMIRNRFGRVINITSVVGFTGNAGQVNYCAAKSGLTGFTKALAQETGRRNVTVNCVAPGFIGSDMTVNLTEDQKGKIISSIPMKRMGAVDDIAAAVLYLSSLEASYVTGQTIHVNGGMAMI; via the coding sequence ATGTTTGATTTAACAGGTAAAAAAGCACTAGTGACAGGTGCAAGCGGTAGTATTGGTCTTGCAATCGCTAAGATTTTATACAAACAAGGAGCTTCCGTTGGATTGCATGGTACTTCTCAAGAAAAATTGGAGAAAGTCGCAAAGAACTTTGATGATGTCGATCGTTTTCTTCTTTTCCCAGCTAATTTTTCAGATCGTGTATCTGTGGAATATTTGTCTAAAAGGGTTAATGAAGAGATGGGAGGAGTTGATATCCTTGTGAATAACGCAGGGATTGTGAGGGATTCTCTTTTTATGCGAGCGCGGTATGAGGATTGGGATGATGTTTTGTCTGTTAACTTAACATCGGCGTTTCTTTTAACCCGTCAATTAGTTCCTTTGATGATTAGAAATCGTTTTGGTCGTGTCATTAATATCACATCTGTTGTGGGATTTACGGGAAATGCTGGACAGGTTAATTATTGCGCAGCCAAATCTGGATTGACAGGTTTTACTAAGGCTCTTGCACAGGAAACAGGTAGGCGTAATGTAACAGTGAATTGCGTTGCTCCTGGTTTTATAGGAAGTGATATGACGGTTAATCTGACTGAGGATCAAAAGGGAAAAATTATTTCTTCCATTCCTATGAAGCGTATGGGAGCTGTTGATGATATTGCTGCTGCCGTGCTTTACTTATCTTCATTAGAAGCATCGTATGTAACAGGTCAAACTATTCATGTGAATGGTGGTATGGCAATGATTTAA
- the fabF gene encoding beta-ketoacyl-ACP synthase II, whose amino-acid sequence MRRVVVTGLGMITPLGCGVDVSWSRLIAGEVGIRHLDQKFDLEGLSSKIAGLIPVGNGSDGTFNYEDWILSSDLRKIDQFILYGMVASDMALADSGWAPKTDKDRNSTGVVFGSGMGGLNRIVESSNVLRDGGPRKISPFTVPGSIISLLSGNISIRNQLRGPNHAVTTACSSGAHAIGDASRLIAFGDADVMVAGGAEAPICRLGVASFAACRALSTRFNDDPTRASRPFDQDRDGFVMGEGAGALVLEDLEHAKARGAKIYSEIIGYGLSGDAFHITMPPEDGNGAYRCMSSAIARAKLLPSDIDYINAHGTSTIADTIELGAVERLMGDSCYHVSMSSTKSAMGHLLGAAGAVEAAICNLAIRDGIVPATLNLDNPAKKTFIDLVPHRAIKKNVNVAMSNSFGFGGTNVSLVFRKFQDNI is encoded by the coding sequence ATGAGACGTGTGGTTGTAACGGGACTTGGAATGATCACCCCCCTTGGGTGTGGAGTCGATGTGAGTTGGTCTCGCCTTATTGCGGGTGAGGTAGGAATTCGGCATCTGGATCAAAAATTTGATTTGGAAGGTTTGTCTTCTAAGATTGCGGGCTTGATTCCAGTTGGAAACGGTTCTGATGGGACGTTTAATTATGAGGACTGGATTCTTTCTTCGGATCTTCGCAAAATTGACCAGTTCATTCTGTATGGTATGGTCGCATCTGATATGGCGCTTGCCGACTCTGGATGGGCTCCTAAAACAGATAAGGATCGAAATTCTACAGGAGTAGTTTTTGGATCTGGTATGGGAGGACTGAATAGAATTGTGGAAAGCAGTAATGTGCTTCGGGATGGTGGCCCTCGCAAGATTTCTCCTTTTACTGTCCCTGGAAGTATTATCAGTCTTCTATCTGGTAATATTTCCATCCGTAATCAATTAAGAGGTCCCAACCATGCCGTAACGACAGCGTGTTCTAGTGGAGCTCATGCTATTGGTGATGCATCACGTCTTATTGCCTTCGGTGATGCAGATGTGATGGTTGCTGGTGGAGCAGAAGCACCTATTTGTCGTTTAGGAGTTGCAAGCTTTGCTGCATGTCGGGCTTTGTCAACTCGATTTAATGATGATCCTACAAGGGCTTCTAGGCCGTTTGATCAAGATAGAGATGGCTTTGTCATGGGTGAAGGGGCGGGAGCATTGGTCTTAGAAGATCTTGAGCATGCCAAGGCTCGTGGTGCTAAAATTTATTCTGAAATAATTGGATATGGTCTTTCAGGAGATGCCTTCCATATTACTATGCCACCAGAAGATGGAAATGGTGCGTATCGCTGTATGTCTTCTGCAATTGCTCGAGCCAAATTGTTGCCTAGTGATATAGATTATATCAACGCCCATGGGACGTCTACTATTGCAGATACCATAGAACTTGGTGCCGTTGAAAGATTGATGGGCGATAGCTGTTACCACGTCTCCATGTCTTCTACTAAATCTGCAATGGGGCATTTGCTTGGAGCAGCAGGCGCGGTTGAAGCTGCTATTTGTAATCTTGCAATTCGTGATGGTATTGTTCCCGCAACTCTTAATCTAGATAATCCAGCGAAAAAAACGTTCATAGATTTGGTGCCACACAGGGCTATTAAGAAGAATGTTAATGTTGCTATGTCTAATTCTTTCGGTTTTGGAGGAACTAACGTTTCTCTAGTATTTAGAAAGTTTCAAGATAATATCTAA
- the glmM gene encoding phosphoglucosamine mutase, with product MKRRFFGTDGIRGKSNTFPITPNFMMRIGIAVGYLFRGKKKHRRVVIGKDTRLSGYMLENSLVAGFTAAGMDAFILGPIPSPAVAMLTRSLRADVGVMISASHNPYQDNGIKLFGPDGYKVSTDIEDRIETLLEDDLTSYLSCYDSIGHAKRVDGVHDRYIEHVKRTLPRDVTLQGLRIVVDCANGASYKVAPEVFWELGADVVVIGDKPNGININLDCGSTNVLSLQRKVHEVRADIGIALDGDGDRVIIVDEKGAIVNGDQIMALIAREWMSHSLLRGNGIVTTVMSNIGLERFIAGLGLSLKRTEVGDRYIMEYMKNNGFNVGGEQSGHIILSDYGSTGDGLVAALQVLRYIKQYDKPVSTICHCFEEYPQFLRSVSVKDTSILNSSSIVQAIADAESELRGIDRLIVRASGTESLIRIMAEGDDLSRIKRIVDDLAKVIPMIDS from the coding sequence ATGAAGCGACGTTTTTTTGGTACCGATGGGATTCGTGGTAAGTCTAATACATTTCCTATCACCCCTAATTTTATGATGCGTATTGGTATTGCCGTGGGTTACTTGTTTAGAGGTAAAAAAAAGCATCGTAGAGTTGTTATTGGTAAAGATACTCGTTTATCTGGTTATATGCTTGAAAATTCATTGGTAGCAGGTTTTACTGCAGCAGGGATGGATGCTTTTATTCTTGGACCTATTCCTTCTCCAGCTGTTGCTATGCTTACGCGGTCTCTTCGTGCTGATGTTGGTGTTATGATTTCTGCTTCTCATAACCCATATCAAGATAATGGGATCAAACTTTTTGGTCCAGATGGTTATAAAGTTTCTACCGATATTGAGGATCGTATTGAAACCCTTCTTGAGGATGATTTAACATCATATTTGTCTTGTTATGATAGTATTGGACATGCGAAACGAGTAGATGGTGTACATGATCGTTATATTGAACATGTGAAACGTACTTTGCCACGTGATGTTACCTTGCAAGGTTTACGGATTGTTGTAGATTGCGCTAATGGCGCATCTTACAAGGTTGCTCCAGAGGTGTTTTGGGAATTAGGAGCCGATGTTGTCGTTATTGGAGATAAGCCTAATGGTATCAATATAAATCTTGATTGTGGTTCTACCAATGTATTATCCCTACAGAGAAAAGTACATGAAGTACGGGCCGATATTGGGATAGCCTTAGATGGAGATGGTGATCGGGTTATCATCGTTGATGAGAAGGGTGCCATAGTTAACGGAGATCAAATTATGGCTCTTATTGCACGGGAATGGATGAGTCATTCTTTGTTAAGAGGGAATGGTATTGTTACTACGGTAATGTCAAATATTGGTCTTGAAAGATTTATTGCAGGTCTTGGTTTATCTTTAAAGCGCACTGAAGTTGGTGATCGTTATATTATGGAGTATATGAAAAATAACGGATTCAATGTCGGTGGTGAGCAATCTGGTCATATTATTTTATCTGATTATGGTTCTACAGGGGATGGTCTTGTAGCGGCTTTGCAGGTATTACGTTATATCAAGCAATATGATAAACCTGTTAGCACAATTTGTCATTGTTTTGAAGAATATCCGCAGTTTTTGCGCAGTGTTTCAGTCAAAGATACTTCTATTTTAAACAGTTCTTCTATTGTACAGGCTATTGCTGATGCAGAGTCTGAGTTGCGGGGAATCGATCGGTTAATTGTTCGCGCTTCAGGTACAGAATCTCTTATTCGTATTATGGCAGAAGGAGATGATTTATCTAGAATTAAGCGTATTGTTGATGACTTAGCTAAAGTAATCCCAATGATTGATTCATAA
- a CDS encoding acyl carrier protein, with amino-acid sequence MPNANDDVFEAVKEVILSQLTSVKEDQIVESARFIEELGADSLDVVELVMIFEEKFSLEIPEESANKILTVKDAVDFIRKAKQTN; translated from the coding sequence ATGCCAAATGCTAATGACGATGTTTTCGAGGCCGTAAAAGAAGTAATTTTATCGCAACTTACTTCTGTTAAAGAAGATCAGATAGTGGAAAGTGCGCGTTTTATTGAAGAATTGGGTGCAGATTCTTTGGATGTTGTTGAGCTCGTCATGATTTTTGAGGAAAAATTTTCACTTGAAATTCCAGAAGAATCCGCTAACAAAATTTTGACTGTTAAGGATGCCGTTGATTTTATCAGAAAAGCCAAGCAAACGAATTAA
- the mltG gene encoding endolytic transglycosylase MltG, with product MSLKEISKNLFNGGVIVNPYIFRYVTQFYFGSRGLKTGEYEIEKGSSMSQIAEKIMYGKVLMHSISFPEGFTVKQMARRLKDNPLLVGELPLELPLEGTLCPSTYNFPLGTHRSEILNQAMLKQKQVVDEVWEIRDVDHPIKSKEDLVILASIVEKETSRADERAHVASVFINRFSKSIRLQSDSTVIYGILEGDYDLTNRKISRSDFSIKTPYNSYLMNGLPPTAISNPGRLSLEAVAKPLHTEDLYFVGDGKGGHFFSTNFKDHTINVQKWRKMSLESKP from the coding sequence ATGTCATTGAAAGAGATTTCAAAAAATTTGTTTAATGGTGGAGTAATAGTAAATCCCTATATATTCCGCTATGTTACTCAGTTTTATTTTGGCTCTCGAGGTCTTAAAACAGGAGAATATGAGATAGAAAAAGGCTCTTCTATGTCTCAAATTGCTGAAAAGATTATGTATGGTAAGGTGCTGATGCACTCAATTTCTTTTCCTGAGGGATTTACAGTAAAACAGATGGCTAGAAGGCTGAAAGATAATCCCTTGCTCGTAGGTGAATTACCATTAGAATTACCTCTTGAAGGTACGCTGTGTCCAAGCACTTATAATTTTCCTTTAGGGACGCATCGCTCGGAAATTCTCAATCAGGCTATGCTGAAACAAAAACAAGTAGTTGATGAGGTATGGGAGATTCGTGATGTAGATCATCCAATAAAGAGTAAAGAGGATTTGGTTATCCTTGCTTCTATTGTTGAAAAAGAGACATCTCGTGCTGATGAGCGTGCCCATGTGGCTTCTGTTTTTATAAATCGTTTCTCAAAATCTATTAGACTTCAGTCTGATTCAACAGTTATTTACGGTATTTTAGAAGGGGATTATGATTTGACAAATAGGAAAATCAGTCGTTCTGATTTCTCTATAAAAACGCCTTATAATAGTTATCTTATGAATGGACTACCTCCAACGGCTATTTCTAATCCGGGTCGCTTATCTTTAGAAGCAGTTGCAAAGCCGTTACATACCGAAGATTTATATTTTGTCGGTGATGGTAAAGGGGGACATTTTTTTTCTACGAATTTTAAAGATCATACTATAAATGTACAGAAATGGCGTAAAATGTCTTTAGAATCGAAGCCTTAA
- a CDS encoding metal ABC transporter permease, producing the protein MSSFLHYVLLPLTFPAIQNSFIITVIVVIPMSVLSCFIILKNQSFAGEAISHSVLPGIVLSHMAGIPLEIGAFIAGMICTLSAGYLKEKSYFQEDLVLSIVFSGMFAIGIILILKVHSSLHFSHILLGDMLGISKSDIITTAFFAFISISFLILKKNDLLLMIFDPMHAHSMQIPIKLLHYNFLIVLSLIIVISLKSIGIILPPAVLVLPGATAFLLSKHHTTMILLSVIISVVCTLVGIYISFFINSAAAPTVVILMAIFFVVVYAYSIIINKRTA; encoded by the coding sequence ATGAGTAGTTTCCTACATTATGTTCTGTTGCCTTTGACATTTCCTGCTATCCAAAATAGTTTTATTATCACTGTTATAGTGGTGATTCCCATGTCCGTTCTATCTTGTTTTATAATTTTAAAAAATCAATCTTTTGCAGGAGAAGCGATTTCACATTCAGTTCTCCCTGGGATTGTTTTATCTCATATGGCAGGAATCCCATTAGAAATTGGAGCTTTTATCGCAGGGATGATCTGTACATTATCTGCTGGGTACCTTAAAGAGAAGAGCTATTTTCAAGAAGACCTCGTCTTGAGCATTGTATTTTCTGGCATGTTTGCTATTGGAATAATTCTGATATTGAAAGTTCATAGCTCTCTTCATTTTAGCCACATATTATTAGGAGATATGTTGGGAATATCTAAATCAGATATTATAACAACGGCTTTTTTCGCGTTTATTTCTATATCTTTTCTCATTCTCAAAAAGAATGATCTTCTTCTCATGATATTTGATCCTATGCACGCTCATTCCATGCAAATTCCCATAAAATTATTGCATTATAATTTTTTAATTGTACTATCCCTTATTATTGTGATTTCCTTAAAATCAATAGGAATCATTCTTCCTCCAGCGGTGCTAGTACTTCCTGGAGCGACTGCTTTTCTTTTATCTAAACATCATACGACGATGATATTACTTTCGGTTATCATTTCTGTGGTATGTACTCTCGTAGGTATATATATAAGTTTCTTCATCAATAGTGCAGCAGCACCCACAGTTGTCATTCTCATGGCTATTTTCTTTGTAGTAGTCTATGCATATTCAATAATTATCAATAAAAGAACTGCCTAG
- the fabD gene encoding ACP S-malonyltransferase, translating to MSTVLTFPGQGSQVIGMGRDLYDSFPEARLVFEEVDHTLNQNLSDLMWNGSQEELTATCNAQPALTAVSMAFIRVMEKNGLCVKRDISYVAGHSLGEYTALCAAKAFSLSDTIRLVRARGKSMQEAVPPGLGSMVAIIGLDDCVVDSICAQASRVGICEIANDNGGGQVVISGLQDAVKCAADTCLNKGAKRAVFLPVSAPFHSSLMTPVSKVMKWMLDSVTKQDPVVPILPNFCASPVSSIDEISRLLVEQVTGRVRWRETIQWFANHGVKSVYEVGSGKVLTGLAKRIDKSLSAVSISKVEDIDLALRSIVG from the coding sequence ATGTCTACAGTGTTGACATTTCCAGGACAAGGCAGTCAGGTAATAGGAATGGGGCGTGATCTCTACGATTCTTTTCCCGAGGCACGTCTTGTTTTTGAAGAGGTTGATCATACTTTAAATCAAAATCTTTCAGATTTGATGTGGAATGGTTCGCAAGAGGAATTAACTGCTACCTGTAATGCTCAGCCTGCTTTAACAGCTGTATCAATGGCGTTTATTCGCGTGATGGAAAAAAATGGTTTATGTGTTAAGAGGGATATAAGTTATGTCGCCGGACACTCGCTAGGGGAATATACAGCTCTTTGTGCAGCAAAAGCGTTTTCCCTATCTGATACTATCAGATTGGTGCGAGCTCGTGGCAAATCTATGCAGGAAGCTGTACCTCCGGGGTTAGGAAGTATGGTGGCTATTATCGGTTTAGATGATTGTGTGGTTGATTCTATTTGTGCACAGGCTTCTAGAGTTGGAATATGTGAGATTGCCAATGATAATGGTGGGGGACAGGTAGTGATTTCTGGATTGCAAGATGCTGTTAAATGCGCAGCTGATACTTGTCTGAATAAAGGTGCGAAGCGTGCCGTCTTTTTGCCTGTCTCTGCCCCTTTTCACTCATCGTTAATGACTCCCGTCTCTAAAGTAATGAAATGGATGTTGGATAGTGTTACAAAACAGGATCCAGTGGTGCCCATCTTGCCAAATTTTTGTGCAAGTCCAGTTTCTAGCATTGATGAGATCTCTAGACTATTGGTGGAACAAGTAACAGGAAGAGTGCGTTGGAGAGAGACTATACAGTGGTTTGCAAACCATGGTGTAAAGAGTGTCTATGAGGTTGGTTCTGGAAAAGTATTAACAGGTCTCGCCAAGCGTATTGATAAATCTTTATCGGCTGTTTCTATTAGTAAGGTTGAGGATATAGATTTAGCGCTCAGATCTATAGTTGGTTAG
- a CDS encoding metal ABC transporter ATP-binding protein: protein MKTAVASTKGGLELKDISVTYPNGYCALEDVNLFIPENTITALIGLNGAGKSTLFQAIMGLIPLDKGSISIFNQTVENALKADLIAYIPQTESIDWTFPILVEDVVMMGRYKHMNWRRVASNNDYRIVTEALENVGMSSMRQRQIGELSIGQQKRVFLARALAQKSQVIIMDEPFAAIDFKTEREMIFLLKSLLNEDIMILVSTHNINSIPSFCDRTIFLKKTVLASGLTSDIFNEDNIQKTFGAQVSPQSSILNESNIQTTFKAEVYPQINSTMCIKKS from the coding sequence ATGAAAACAGCTGTCGCTTCCACGAAAGGTGGACTAGAATTAAAAGATATATCAGTAACATATCCTAATGGTTATTGCGCTTTGGAAGACGTCAATCTTTTTATTCCCGAGAATACAATAACTGCCTTAATTGGCCTAAATGGGGCTGGAAAATCTACTTTGTTTCAAGCTATCATGGGGCTTATCCCACTAGATAAAGGGTCAATATCCATCTTCAATCAAACCGTGGAAAATGCGCTGAAAGCAGATCTCATTGCTTATATACCCCAAACAGAATCCATAGATTGGACTTTTCCTATTCTCGTAGAAGATGTTGTGATGATGGGTCGTTACAAACATATGAACTGGCGACGTGTAGCGTCAAACAACGATTATCGAATCGTAACGGAGGCATTAGAAAACGTAGGGATGTCTTCTATGCGCCAAAGACAAATCGGCGAACTTTCCATAGGACAGCAAAAGCGCGTTTTTCTTGCCCGTGCACTCGCCCAAAAAAGCCAGGTTATCATCATGGACGAACCTTTTGCAGCAATTGATTTTAAGACGGAAAGAGAAATGATTTTTCTCTTAAAATCGTTACTCAACGAAGATATAATGATCTTGGTTTCTACGCATAATATTAATTCCATTCCTTCTTTTTGTGACCGAACTATTTTTCTCAAAAAGACAGTGCTCGCTTCTGGGTTAACATCGGATATCTTTAATGAGGATAATATTCAAAAAACCTTTGGAGCTCAAGTATCTCCTCAGTCGAGTATCTTGAATGAGAGTAATATTCAAACAACTTTTAAAGCTGAGGTATATCCTCAAATAAATTCCACCATGTGCATAAAAAAAAGCTGA
- a CDS encoding metal ABC transporter solute-binding protein, Zn/Mn family: MLRYFICLLFSYIPMSASATTQKKVVLSSFSIIGDITQNIAKDLVTVTTLVEAGNDSHSYQVTSADAIKIQNADLILCNGLHLEETYMKYFTNLKKGTKIITVTDGINPIGVSEDTSVDSEPNPHAWMSLTNAMIYIENIRKALTALDPSNAKKYELNAREYSEKIRNSILPLKTRIEKVDPEKRWFVTSEGCLVYLAEDFGFKSLYLWPINSDSERSPSMMRHAINQMRSHKIKFIFSESTNSDQPAKQVAYETNASYGGVLYVDSLSKPDGPAPTYLDLLRFSLTKIVDTLF; the protein is encoded by the coding sequence ATGTTACGTTATTTTATATGTTTGTTGTTCTCATATATTCCCATGTCGGCATCTGCTACGACACAAAAAAAAGTAGTATTATCCAGTTTTTCTATTATCGGAGACATAACACAAAATATTGCTAAAGATTTGGTAACAGTAACCACTTTAGTAGAAGCGGGCAATGATTCTCATAGTTATCAAGTTACATCTGCAGATGCAATTAAAATACAAAATGCAGATCTGATTCTATGCAATGGCTTGCATCTTGAAGAAACTTATATGAAGTATTTCACTAATTTAAAAAAAGGAACTAAAATCATTACCGTCACCGACGGAATCAATCCTATTGGCGTGTCGGAAGATACCAGTGTAGACAGTGAACCTAATCCCCACGCTTGGATGTCCCTTACCAATGCAATGATATACATCGAAAACATTAGAAAAGCATTGACAGCATTAGATCCAAGTAATGCTAAAAAATATGAACTCAATGCACGAGAGTACTCAGAAAAAATACGAAATTCGATATTGCCCTTAAAAACTAGAATTGAAAAAGTGGACCCTGAAAAACGTTGGTTTGTTACTAGCGAAGGGTGTTTGGTATACTTAGCGGAAGATTTTGGTTTCAAATCACTATATCTCTGGCCAATTAATTCCGATTCTGAAAGGAGTCCTTCTATGATGCGTCATGCGATCAATCAGATGCGCTCCCATAAAATAAAATTTATATTTTCTGAAAGTACAAATTCTGATCAACCAGCCAAACAAGTTGCCTATGAAACAAATGCATCCTATGGTGGGGTTTTATACGTAGATAGCCTCAGTAAACCAGATGGTCCTGCTCCCACTTATTTAGACTTACTTAGATTCTCTCTAACGAAAATTGTGGATACTTTATTTTGA
- a CDS encoding DUF2155 domain-containing protein has translation MILFFVFSHAKFANSARFANKVAEFAGMDKITGRVLTFDVEINQSAQFGSLIIKPMVCYSRDDREAQRIDAFVSISEIFTDRIVRSIFSGWMFADSPAMNAIDHSIYDIWLMQCKDPINDSISNSESISKKALSEYSSTDITSQGSEKSSGSSSNKTLEKESSQPLENNLSMDLKGRPIQELGNNLSDSGLNEQDHNDVQISK, from the coding sequence TTGATTTTATTTTTTGTATTTAGTCATGCTAAATTTGCAAATTCTGCTAGATTCGCAAATAAAGTAGCCGAATTTGCTGGTATGGATAAGATTACAGGTCGTGTTTTGACCTTTGATGTTGAAATTAACCAAAGTGCTCAATTTGGATCTTTGATAATTAAACCAATGGTTTGTTATTCAAGAGATGATCGCGAAGCTCAGCGTATTGATGCATTTGTATCAATTTCTGAGATTTTTACAGATCGTATAGTGCGGTCAATTTTTTCTGGCTGGATGTTCGCAGATAGCCCTGCTATGAATGCTATTGATCATTCGATATATGACATTTGGTTAATGCAATGTAAAGATCCTATTAACGATTCTATTAGTAATTCTGAATCAATTTCCAAGAAAGCATTAAGTGAATACTCTTCTACGGACATTACTTCTCAAGGATCAGAAAAAAGTTCTGGAAGTAGTTCAAATAAGACTTTAGAAAAAGAATCATCTCAACCATTAGAGAATAATTTAAGTATGGATTTAAAAGGGAGGCCTATTCAAGAACTAGGAAATAATCTATCTGATTCGGGTCTTAATGAACAAGATCATAATGACGTTCAGATCAGCAAATAG